The proteins below come from a single Mercenaria mercenaria strain notata chromosome 3, MADL_Memer_1, whole genome shotgun sequence genomic window:
- the LOC123525504 gene encoding intraflagellar transport protein 172 homolog encodes MSMQLKHMRTLLPPQDGAAKICAMAWSPNNMKFGVCTSDRVVLLFDEQGEKRDKFSLKPADSKYGKRSYTVKGIAFSGCSTKLAVGQTDNIVYVYKIGEDWGEKKVICNKFIQQSAVTCLIWPADQPIVFGLADGKVRAANIKTNKSSTIYGTDSYVVSLAANPSGKGFLSGHADGSIVRFFFDDEGTGDQQGKISTHPCPPYALAYSQNAIVAAGCDKRIIAYGREGRSFQHFDYSRDDDEHEFTVAVCSPSGQSIVVGSFDRLRVLNWSPRRQMWDEPKCKDIRNLYTITALAWKKDGARVTAGTLCGGVELFDCCLKRTIYKNKFEMTHVGPNQVIVKNLSNNTRVVLKSHYGYEIDEVRIMGKDRYLVSHTSNTLLLGDLQSNKLSEVPWQGSGGNEKYYFDNESVCMIFNAGELTLVEYGENEILGCVRTEFMNPHLISVRLNERKQRGNESNKKIAYLMDLKTIAIMDLMSGINVGQINHEFKIDWLELNETGRKLLFRDKRLRLNLYDVESQQRSTVLSYCSYVQWVPGSDVVVAQNRGNLCVWYNIDAPERVTMFPLKGEIVDLERTDGKTEVIVNEGVTTISYTLDEGLIEFGTATDDGDLERAVAFLETLEMSAETEAMWKTLSKLAMEDRQLHIAERCYAALGDVAKARFMKETFRIAEEVAKNTGGDGFNNYRVRARMAIMEKRFKEAEGIYLEQNHVDEAMEMYQEMHMWDEAIEVAEAKSHPELETLRRNYYQWLMETGQEETAGEVKEREGDYLAAINLYMKAGLPARAARLATSRDELMSNTDLISRIASALIKGELYERAGDMYEKIRDYTQAMGCFKKGKAYRRAVELARYAFPQDVVKLEEEWGDYLVAQKQLDAAINHFIEAGAISKAVDAAINSRQWAKAVQILELQDSSLASKYYKKIADHYASVGEYETAEKLYVEAGCTREVVDMYNQAGKWEQAHKMASTYMKSDDVSSLYISQARQLEDQGKFKEAEKLFVAVKEPDLAISMYKKQKMYNEMIRLVKVHHKDLLQDTYLHLAKECETDNNLRQAEHYYCEAGDWKAAVNMYRSQDMWDEAHRVAKAQGGQTASKQVAYLWAKSLGGDSAVKLLNKFGLLEAAIDYAAENCAFDFAFELARIAMKNKLPEIHLKHAMYLEDEGRFQDAEAEFVRAEKPKEAVLMYVHNQDWDSAQRVAEAHDADSVADVLVGQARFAFEEKEYAKAETYLLRAQRPELAVKYYRDSGMWQDALRVCKEYVPHKLQQLQDEYDREMTDKSTRGAESMLQQAREWESSGEYARAVECYLKVTDQLTSDREVLSKCWMKGADLAIKFLGQDKAVRVVEIVCPRLVEQRKYTAAAELYLNVDLIKEAIDMFMAAEEWGKARKVAKELEPKYEAYVEDRYKESLKSQGRADVLAGVDVVGALDMYIEKGEWQKALDTAEQQNPKVLTKYVALYATHLIKDGDSLRAMDVYVKYGAPANSQNFNIYKRIFSDVMSMKDLNKPEAFRTWADLRDMLFDLTENLRKSPDANGPDHEEFESYLIIAHYYATRSSAMAHKSLDSIATKLSVSMLRHTDIIPADKAFYEAGMMCRAIGWDNMAFVFLNRYLDISEAIEEGSLDMIDHSDFQNTDIPFEIPLPEKPHLSSQQHEDIREWVLAISMDQQIEQSLPKDERGCFEGSLVAPDSGIRSLPCVITGYPVLNNKMEFKSPGKVANKDDWNKYLMATKVSHSSELQDVLKFIGGWCGATPNPSYSFQ; translated from the exons GATGGGGCAGCAAAGATTTGTGCCATGGCTTGGTCACCAAACAACATGAAGTTTGGAGTATGTACTTCAGACAGAGTGGTTTTGTTGTTTGATGAACAAGGAGAAAAAAGAGACAAGTTTTCTCTCAAACCAGCCGATTCAAAG TATGGAAAGCGAAGTTACACAGTGAAAGGGATTGCATTCTCTGGTTGTTCAACCAAACTGGCAGTGGGACAGACAGACAATATTGTTTATGTGTACAAAATTGGAGAAGATTG GGGAGAGAAGAAAGTGATCTGTAACAAGTTTATTCAGCAGAGTGCTGTAACCTGTCTCATCTGGCCAGCAGATCAACCAATTGTGTTTGGACTTGCAGATGGAAAG GTCCGAGctgcaaatataaaaacaaacaagtcATCAACAATTTATGGTACAGATTCGTATGTTGTATCCCTGGCAGCAAA CCCATCAGGGAAAGGGTTTCTGTCAGGACATGCAGATGGTTCCATTGTGAGATTCTTCTTTGATGATGAGGGAACTGGGGACCAGCAG GGAAAAATCAGCACACATCCATGCCCACCTTATGCCTTGGCTTACTCCCAGAATGCAATAGTTGCTGCTGGATGTGACAAGCGTATCATTGCCTATGGACGTGAAGGACGGAGCTTTCAGCATTTTGACTATAGCAGAGATGATGATGAGCATGAATTTACTGTAGCTGTATGCAGTCCTAGTGGACAGTCTATTGTTGTAGGCAGTTTTGACAG ATTACGTGTACTGAACTGGAGTCCAAGAAGACAGATGTGGGATGAACCAAAGTGTAAGGATATAAGGAACTTGTACACCATAACTGCACTCGCCTGGAAGAAAGATGGAGCTAGAGTCACTGCT GGTACTCTTTGTGGTGGTGTAGAATTGTTTGACTGTTGCCTGAAGCGAACAATTTATAAGAACAAGTTTGAGATGACGCACGTTGGTCCTAATCAAGTGATTGTGAAGAACCTGTCCAACAACACCCGTGTTGTTCTCAAATCTCACTATGGTTACGAGATTGACGAAGTGAGGATTATGGGTAAAGATCGATACCTGGTCTCTCACACCTCAAACACACTGCTTCTTGGTGATTTGCAGTCTAATAAACTTAGTGAG GTACCATGGCAAGGGTCTGGTGGAAATGAAAAGTATTACTTTGACAATGAAAGT GTTTGCATGATATTCAATGCTGGAGAACTGACACTGGTAGAGTATGGTGAGAATGAAATCCTTGGGTGTGTGAGGACAGAGTTCATGAACCCACATCTAATCAGTGTACGCCTGAATGAGAGGAAACAGAGGGGCAATGAGAGCAACAAGAAAATAGCTTATCTCATGGACTTGAAAACCATAGCAATTA TGGACCTGATGAGTGGTATAAATGTTGGACAGATCAACCATGAATTTAAAATTGATTGGCTGGAG ttgaatgaaactggTAGAAAACTGTTATTCCGTGACAAGAGACTGAGG TTGAACTTGTATGATGTTGAGTCCCAGCAGCGATCTACAGTGCTCAGTTACTGCTCGTATGTTCAGTGGGTACCAGGCAGTGATGTTGTTGTTGCTCAGAACCGAGGCAATCTGTGTGTCTGGTATAATATAGATGCTCCAGAGAGAGTGACCATGTTTCCTTTgaag GGTGAGATAGTTGATCTTGAGAGAACAGATGGGAAGACGGAGGTTATTGTGAATGAAGGTGTTACCACCATCTCATATACACTAGATGAAGGATTGATTGAGTTTGGTACTGCTACTGATGATGGAGATTTAGAAAG AGCTGTAGCCTTCCTGGAAACCCTCGAGATGTCAGCAGAGACTGAAGCTATGTGGAAGACATTGAGTAAACTAGCAATGGAGGATAGACAGTTACATATTGCTGAAAG GTGTTATGCTGCCTTGGGTGATGTAGCTAAGGCAAGATTTATGAAAGAGACATTCCGTATTGCTGAAGAAGTGGCTAAGAATACTGGTGGTGATGGATTCAATAACTATCGTGTTCGTGCCAGGATGGCTATCATGGAGAAGAGATTTAAAGAAGCTGAGGGTATCTATTTGGAACAG AACCATGTAGATGAAGCGATGGAGATGTATCAAGAAATGCACATGTGGGATGAAGCTATTGAAGTAGCTGAGGCCAAG AGCCACCCAGAGTTGGAGACCTTACGGAGGAACTACTACCAGTGGTTGATGGAGACAGGACAAGAGGAGACAGCTGGAGAG GTTAAAGAAAGAGAAGGAGATTATCTTGCAGCCATCAACCTGTACATGAAAGCAGGATTACCTGCCAGAGCGGCTAGACTGGCTACCAGTAGAGAT GAGTTGATGTCGAACACGGATCTTATCAGCAGGATTGCCTCAGCTTTGATTAAAGGAGAGCTCTATGAAAGG GCTGGAGATATGTATGAGAAGATACGAGACTATACCCAGGCTATGGGTTGCTTCAAGAAAGGCAAGGCTTACAGGAGAG CTGTGGAGTTGGCTAGGTATGCTTTCCCACAAGATGTTGTAAAACTAGAAGAGGAATGGGGAGATTATCTCGTGGCCCAGAAACAGCTTGATGCTGCCATTAACCATTTCATTGAGGCAGG AGCAATATCAAAGGCTGTTGATGCTGCTATAAACTCAAGACAGTGGGCAAAGGCCGTCCAGATTCTGGAGCTACAGGACTCGTCTCTTGCctcaaaatattacaagaaaattgCCGATCATTATGCTTCTGTTGGAGAGTATGAG ACTGCAGAGAAGCTGTATGTAGAAGCAGGATGTACAAGAGAGGTGGTTGACATGTACAACCAGGCTGGTAAATGGGAACAAGCTCATAAG ATGGCATCTACCTACATGAAATCAGATGATGTCTCATCACTCTACATCTCCCAGGCTAGACAGCTGGAAGACCAGGGCAAATTTAAGGAAgctgaaaa gtTGTTTGTTGCTGTGAAGGAACCAGACCTGGCTATATCAATGTACAAGAAGCAGAAAATGTACAATGAAATGATCCGCCTGGTAAAAGTTCATCATAAAGATCTCCTTCAAGATACCTATCTTCACCTGGCAAAA GAATGTGAGACTGACAATAACCTGAGACAGGCAGAACACTACTATTGTGAAGCAGGTGATTGGAAGGCTGCTGTCAACATGTACAGATCACAGGATATGTGGGATGAGGCTCATAGG GTTGCTAAAGCCCAGGGTGGTCAGACTGCCTCTAAACAAGTGGCATACTTATGGGCCAAGAGCCTTGGTGGAGACTCGGCTGTGAAACTCCTCAACAAGTTTGGTCTGCTGGAGGCTGCAATAGACTATGCTGCAGAAAACTG TGCATTTGACTTTGCATTTGAACTTGCTCGAATTGCAATGAAGAACAAGTTACCAGAGATCCACCTGAAACATGCCATGTACCTTGAGGATGAAGGCCGCTTCCAGGATGCTGAGGCCGAGTTTGTGAGGGCTGAAAAACCGAAGGAGGCTGTCCTTAT GTATGTACATAACCAGGACTGGGATTCTGCCCAGCGTGTGGCTGAAGCTCACGACGCAGACTCTGTGGCTGATGTACTAGTTGGCCAGGCAAGATTTGCATTTGAAGAGAAAGAATATGCCAAGGCCGAGACCTACCTGCTTAGAGCTCAGAGACCAGAACTGGCTGTCAAATACTACAGG GATTCTGGTATGTGGCAGGACGCTCTGCGTGTATGTAAGGAGTATGTTCCTCACAAATTACAGCAACTACAAGATGAATATGACAGGGAGATGACTGATAAATCAACAAG AGGAGCAGAGTCAATGCTACAACAAGCTAGAGAGTGGGAGTCGTCCGGAGAGTATGCCCGGGCCGTTGAGTGTTATCTCAAGGTCACAGATCAACTCACCAGTGACAGGGAGGTTCTGTCGAAATGCTGGATGAAG GGGGCAGATTTAGCCATAAAGTTCCTAGGGCAGGATAAGGCAGTGCGTGTTGTAGAAATTGTTTGTCCCAGACTAGTGGAGCAGAGAAAAtacactgct GCAGCAGAGTTATATCTCAATGTTGATCTGATCAAGGAAGCTATTGACATGTTTATGGCTGCAGAAGAATGGGGAAAGGCAAGGAAGGTGGCCAAGGAACTTGAACCCAA GTATGAGGCTTATGTTGAGGACAGATACAAGGAGTCTCTGAAAAGTCAGGGTAGAGCCGATGTG CTTGCTGGTGTGGATGTGGTCGGTGCCCTGGATATGTACATAGAGAAAGGAGAATGGCAGAAGGCACTTGACACAGCTGAGCAACAGAACCCCAAGGTCCTTACTAAGTATGTGGCCCTTTATGCAACCCATCTCATCAAGGATGGGGATAGTTTGAGAGCTATGGATGTGTATGTAAAATATGGAGCTCCTGCTAACTCACAG AATTTCAACATTTACAAGAGAATCTTCAGTGATGTAATGTCAATGAAAGATCTGAATAAACCTGAAGCTTTCAGAACCTGGGCTGACCTTCGAGACATGCTGTTTGATTTG ACTGAGAACTTGAGAAAGTCACCAGATGCCAATGGCCCTGACCATGAAGAGTTTGAGAGTTACTTGATTATAGCTCATTATTATGCTACAAGATCATCAGCAATGGCTCACAAGTCTCTCGATTCTATAGCCACAAAGTTGTCAGTATCAATGTTAAGGCATACAGATATTATACCTGCAGATAAAGCTTTCTATGAGGCTGGCATGATGTGTAGG GCAATTGGTTGGGACAACATGGCTTTTGTGTTCCTGAACAGATATTTGGATATCTCAGAG GCAATAGAAGAAGGTAGCTTGGATATGATTGACCATAGTGATTTCCAGAATACAGACATTCCATTCGAGATACCTCTTCCTGAGAAACCGCACCTCTCG TCGCAGCAGCATGAAGACATTCGAGAGTGGGTGCTGGCTATATCTATGGACCAGCAGATAGAACAGAGTTTACCAAAGGATGAGAGAGGCTGCTTTGAGGGTTCCCTAGTTGCTCCAGACTCTGGGATCAGATCTCTACCTTGTGTCATTACTG